A section of the Campylobacter porcelli genome encodes:
- a CDS encoding NADH-quinone oxidoreductase subunit A, which yields MDSNLVWSLYLYVFIILALCVAFYFTKKIGPTGKSNSSKDRIYESGIVNFYGGINSSINVKYYLVAIVFVIFDIEAVFMYPWAVSLRELGLYALVEMFVFMAILLVGLYYIYKKKILRWE from the coding sequence TTGGATAGTAATCTTGTATGGAGTTTATATCTCTATGTATTCATCATTTTAGCACTTTGTGTGGCTTTTTATTTCACTAAAAAAATCGGTCCAACTGGCAAAAGCAATAGCTCAAAAGATAGAATTTACGAAAGTGGGATTGTCAATTTTTATGGTGGAATAAACTCAAGCATAAATGTCAAATACTACCTTGTGGCAATTGTCTTTGTGATATTTGATATTGAGGCTGTTTTTATGTATCCGTGGGCGGTAAGCCTTAGGGAGCTTGGGCTTTATGCTTTGGTAGAGATGTTTGTATTTATGGCTATTTTGCTTGTTGGCTTATACTATATTTATAAAAAGAAGATTTTAAGATGGGAATAG
- a CDS encoding carbon starvation CstA family protein, with amino-acid sequence MNKKVLSIVIWATVVFFAVLGFAKLTIDRGETVNALWFVVAAVCIYSIAYRFYAKYIAQRVLGLDDKRATPAVVKNDGRDFVPTNKIVLFGHHFAAIAGAGPLVGPILAAQMGYLPGMIWLVVGVVIAGAVHDFVVLWLSTRRDGKSLGEMIKMELGKGVGTVAMIGILGIMMLIVAILALVVVNALAESPWGLFTIAMTLPIAVIMGIWMRFVRPGRIGEASIFGFIMLLLSLWGGHYVAADSYWADIFTITPVNLAFITIGYGFVAAILPVWLLLAPRDYLSTFLKIGVIFAMALVIVYLGLGDFAGNQNIQVAMPMVTKFTDGTGPVFAGKLFPFLFITIACGAISGFHALISSGTTPKMLEKESHAKMVGYGSMLMESAVGVMALIAAIIITPDLYFAINVAPAGLGTNEAISAARGAGEVFGVFQGEASQSYLAGIKAAAASINSFAGDIIKITPEMIEQNILAFTKDVGEPSILSRTGGAPTFALGFAVLISKMPSLEGTMAFWYHFAILFEALFILTAVDAGTRAGRFMVQDVLGNFYKPMANISSVPMGLIATLLCVAGWGSILYMGITDPTGGVKALWTLFGVSNQLLAGIALLLAVSVLFKMNRGKLAWVVILPVAWVLISTMSAGVQKLLPANGERVHDSVSHVAAYQNNSKKAADLMAKIESGTLDDAQLVAAEKAYKSASQIARNNLINAILCAVFMGITIIVLIATLRVIARAISGKEPLIPLAESPYLKAEDYEGKAGCNTHHCGCAH; translated from the coding sequence ATGAATAAAAAAGTGCTAAGCATAGTTATCTGGGCTACGGTTGTATTTTTCGCAGTGCTTGGATTTGCTAAGCTAACTATCGATAGGGGCGAAACGGTTAATGCCCTGTGGTTTGTGGTAGCTGCTGTGTGTATCTACTCAATAGCGTATAGATTTTACGCTAAATACATAGCTCAAAGGGTCTTAGGCCTTGATGATAAAAGAGCCACTCCAGCAGTTGTGAAAAATGATGGACGAGACTTTGTCCCAACTAACAAAATTGTTCTATTTGGCCACCACTTTGCAGCCATTGCTGGGGCTGGACCGCTAGTAGGGCCGATTTTAGCAGCTCAAATGGGCTATTTGCCTGGTATGATTTGGCTTGTTGTGGGGGTTGTTATTGCTGGGGCGGTTCATGACTTTGTGGTTTTATGGCTATCTACTAGAAGAGATGGTAAAAGTCTTGGTGAGATGATAAAAATGGAGCTTGGCAAAGGCGTTGGAACTGTAGCTATGATTGGAATTTTAGGCATTATGATGCTTATTGTAGCCATTCTTGCTTTGGTTGTTGTAAATGCTTTGGCTGAGTCTCCGTGGGGATTATTTACCATTGCTATGACCTTGCCAATTGCTGTTATTATGGGAATTTGGATGAGATTTGTGCGTCCTGGTAGAATCGGAGAGGCTTCGATTTTTGGCTTTATTATGTTGCTACTTTCACTTTGGGGCGGACACTATGTAGCAGCTGATTCATACTGGGCAGATATATTTACCATCACTCCAGTAAATTTAGCATTTATCACTATTGGCTATGGTTTTGTAGCAGCGATCTTGCCAGTATGGCTACTTCTAGCTCCTAGGGATTACCTATCTACTTTCCTTAAAATTGGCGTTATATTTGCAATGGCGTTAGTTATAGTCTATCTTGGTTTAGGAGATTTTGCTGGAAACCAAAATATCCAAGTAGCAATGCCTATGGTAACTAAATTCACAGATGGCACTGGGCCAGTGTTTGCTGGTAAATTATTTCCATTTTTATTCATAACTATCGCTTGTGGTGCAATTAGCGGATTTCACGCTCTAATCTCTAGCGGAACAACTCCAAAAATGCTAGAAAAGGAAAGCCACGCTAAGATGGTAGGATATGGCTCAATGCTTATGGAGTCAGCAGTTGGCGTAATGGCGTTAATCGCAGCTATTATCATAACTCCAGATCTATACTTTGCTATCAATGTCGCACCAGCTGGTCTAGGAACAAATGAAGCTATATCAGCAGCTAGAGGCGCTGGGGAGGTCTTTGGGGTATTCCAAGGCGAGGCAAGCCAAAGCTATCTAGCTGGCATTAAAGCAGCAGCAGCTAGTATAAATTCATTTGCTGGAGATATTATCAAAATCACCCCAGAGATGATAGAGCAAAATATCTTAGCCTTTACTAAAGATGTTGGCGAACCAAGTATTCTAAGTAGAACTGGCGGCGCTCCTACCTTTGCTCTTGGCTTTGCTGTATTAATCTCTAAAATGCCAAGCTTAGAAGGTACAATGGCATTTTGGTATCACTTTGCTATTTTATTTGAAGCCCTATTTATCCTAACAGCCGTTGATGCAGGCACTAGGGCTGGAAGATTTATGGTTCAAGATGTTTTAGGCAATTTCTATAAACCAATGGCAAATATCAGCTCAGTGCCAATGGGCTTAATAGCAACTCTTCTATGCGTGGCTGGCTGGGGCTCAATATTATATATGGGTATTACTGACCCAACAGGTGGCGTAAAAGCACTATGGACGCTATTTGGTGTAAGTAATCAACTTCTAGCTGGTATTGCCTTGCTTTTAGCAGTTAGTGTATTGTTTAAAATGAATCGTGGCAAACTAGCTTGGGTTGTGATACTCCCAGTTGCGTGGGTATTAATATCAACTATGAGTGCAGGCGTTCAAAAGCTACTTCCAGCTAATGGGGAGAGAGTTCACGACTCAGTAAGCCATGTCGCAGCATACCAAAATAATAGCAAAAAAGCCGCTGATTTAATGGCTAAAATAGAGTCTGGCACCCTTGATGATGCGCAGCTAGTAGCGGCTGAAAAAGCGTATAAATCAGCAAGTCAAATAGCTAGAAATAACCTAATTAACGCTATTTTATGTGCGGTATTTATGGGTATTACCATCATTGTCCTAATCGCTACTTTAAGAGTGATTGCTAGAGCAATAAGTGGCAAAGAGCCATTAATCCCACTAGCAGAATCTCCATATCTAAAAGCTGAGGATTACGAAGGCAAGGCTGGTTGCAATACGCATCACTGCGGATGTGCTCACTAA
- a CDS encoding NADH-quinone oxidoreductase subunit D: protein MLSSFISKFSSKISEYNGITTAIVASDDIFNAVKFARDEMKYEILADIACVDNLNLNNPKRFSLYYIFSSLRGGNFIIQTDLDEGQSLQSVSQIYKSANWAERECYDQYGVKFDNHPNLRRILNHKEFVGYPLRKDYPIDKYQILTQSDSLVDEMRDQLLSLGLASEENDEFKIKYTFLNIGPSHPATHGTIRNFMALDGEKIAACVTEIGYLHRGFEKSCETHTYAQIIPYTDRLNYCSAMLNNVAYAKAVEDILGVNLPDRAIFMRVILGELARIIDHEVCLGAMFVDMGALTNYWYLYNPREKIYNFLSCLTGARFTNSFARIGGMAHDFYDGWEDELLGYLKEVQKGIDDTLTLVEKNRIFLDRVQNICKISAKDALSYGFTGPNLRASGVDYDLRKDKPYYYYDSFDFNVPVGSCGDIYDRMFVRFYEMKESVSIIRQAIKKIPSGDICIKDKDIILPPKSEVYGNIEALINHFKLIFDGVKLPVGHFYGASEGGNGELGFFIVSDGKNMPYRLKLRPPCFYALNAFSDMVRGGLIADSILNLGSINIIAGELDR, encoded by the coding sequence ATGCTTAGTAGTTTTATATCCAAATTTAGTTCTAAAATCTCGGAATATAATGGCATTACCACCGCAATAGTAGCTAGTGATGATATTTTTAATGCGGTTAAATTTGCTCGTGATGAGATGAAATATGAGATTTTAGCAGATATTGCTTGTGTGGATAATCTAAATTTAAATAATCCAAAAAGATTTAGCTTATACTATATTTTTAGCTCTTTACGGGGTGGGAATTTTATAATACAAACTGATTTAGATGAAGGTCAGAGCCTTCAAAGTGTTAGTCAAATTTACAAAAGTGCTAATTGGGCTGAGAGAGAGTGCTATGATCAATATGGGGTTAAATTTGATAATCATCCAAACCTTAGACGCATCTTAAATCATAAGGAGTTTGTGGGATACCCTTTGAGAAAGGATTATCCAATTGATAAATACCAAATTTTAACTCAAAGCGATAGCTTGGTTGATGAGATGAGAGATCAGCTCTTAAGTCTTGGTCTTGCTAGTGAAGAAAATGATGAATTTAAGATCAAATATACATTTTTAAATATAGGTCCATCGCACCCAGCTACGCATGGAACGATACGCAATTTTATGGCGCTTGATGGGGAGAAAATCGCTGCTTGTGTAACGGAGATTGGCTATTTGCATAGAGGATTTGAAAAGTCCTGTGAGACCCACACTTATGCTCAAATCATTCCATATACTGATAGATTAAACTACTGCTCAGCAATGCTAAATAATGTCGCATACGCTAAGGCTGTAGAGGATATTTTAGGTGTGAATTTGCCTGATAGAGCGATTTTTATGCGTGTGATTTTAGGTGAGTTAGCTCGTATTATCGATCATGAGGTCTGCCTTGGGGCGATGTTTGTGGATATGGGGGCGCTTACAAATTATTGGTATCTATATAATCCTAGAGAGAAAATTTATAATTTCTTATCTTGTTTAACTGGAGCTAGATTTACAAATTCATTTGCTAGAATTGGCGGTATGGCGCATGACTTTTATGATGGTTGGGAAGATGAGCTTTTGGGCTATTTAAAAGAGGTTCAAAAGGGTATTGATGATACCTTAACCCTTGTGGAGAAAAATAGAATTTTCCTAGATAGGGTTCAAAATATTTGTAAAATTAGTGCTAAAGATGCCTTAAGCTATGGATTTACTGGACCAAATTTAAGAGCTAGTGGTGTGGATTATGATTTAAGAAAAGATAAGCCATATTACTATTATGATAGCTTTGATTTTAATGTTCCTGTTGGTAGCTGTGGGGATATATATGATAGAATGTTTGTGCGATTTTATGAGATGAAAGAGAGTGTCTCTATAATTCGTCAAGCGATTAAGAAAATACCAAGTGGCGATATTTGTATCAAAGATAAAGATATAATTCTCCCACCAAAGAGTGAAGTATATGGCAATATCGAGGCTTTGATAAATCATTTTAAACTAATTTTTGATGGAGTTAAGCTTCCTGTGGGGCATTTTTATGGTGCGAGTGAAGGGGGTAATGGTGAGCTAGGATTTTTCATCGTTAGCGATGGGAAAAATATGCCATACCGCTTAAAGCTTAGACCGCCTTGCTTTTACGCTTTAAACGCATTTAGCGATATGGTTAGAGGTGGGCTGATCGCTGATAGTATATTGAATTTAGGTAGTATAAATATAATTGCTGGGGAGCTAGATAGATGA
- a CDS encoding 2Fe-2S iron-sulfur cluster-binding protein: MVEIIVDGEKFSVDEKGNLITELKKHNIEIPHFCYHEALGVSGNCRMCLIEVVGQKRPQIACDTPIKDGMEIKINSDLTRAVQRGILELEFINHPLDCPVCDQAGECDLQDYYMKFDLQDSKVSLADKVRKGKREDFGSLVVHDEERCVLCRRCVRFTQICTQSYELAVGGRGEHSHIMLMNGKKIDNPYAGNIVDVCPVGAMTSADFRFKKRVWHLQKTPAICQGCERGCAIWIDSNKAKYQDSKIYRFRPRESSVNGYFICDYGRYSYKNEQVIKRDDSAKISSLVLDIRTNGDKYDILISSSLSIEEMSAIKILASKFNMGLYGFSDFRDKSFKDEIGLKLRVPNKTANRVGLNRLGLDKNLDKKSKNLIVFHLGKDFEFLNKFEFESLIKIGSNSDADIVCASSYHRDGHTLNIDGKLRFSKGAFEPLSPRICDIVSELMGDRVEFDMSILKAFA; the protein is encoded by the coding sequence ATGGTAGAGATTATAGTTGATGGAGAGAAATTTAGCGTAGATGAGAAGGGCAACCTAATTACTGAGCTAAAAAAACACAATATCGAGATTCCGCACTTTTGCTACCACGAAGCACTTGGAGTTAGTGGCAATTGTAGAATGTGCTTAATAGAAGTGGTGGGGCAAAAGCGTCCGCAAATCGCTTGTGATACGCCGATAAAAGATGGTATGGAGATTAAGATAAATAGCGATCTTACAAGGGCAGTTCAGCGTGGAATTTTGGAGCTTGAGTTTATCAATCATCCGCTTGATTGTCCAGTTTGCGATCAAGCTGGAGAGTGCGATTTACAAGATTATTATATGAAATTTGATTTACAAGACTCCAAGGTAAGCTTAGCTGATAAGGTAAGAAAGGGCAAAAGAGAGGATTTTGGCTCTTTGGTAGTCCATGATGAAGAGAGATGCGTGCTTTGTAGAAGATGCGTAAGATTTACTCAAATATGCACTCAAAGCTATGAGTTAGCCGTAGGTGGGCGTGGTGAGCATAGCCATATAATGCTTATGAATGGCAAGAAAATAGACAATCCATATGCTGGTAATATAGTAGATGTTTGTCCTGTTGGAGCGATGACTTCAGCTGATTTTAGATTTAAAAAGCGAGTCTGGCACCTTCAAAAGACCCCAGCTATTTGCCAAGGGTGCGAAAGGGGCTGTGCTATATGGATTGATAGCAATAAGGCAAAATATCAAGATAGTAAAATTTATAGATTTAGACCTAGAGAGAGTAGCGTAAATGGCTATTTTATCTGTGATTATGGTCGCTATAGCTACAAAAATGAGCAAGTAATCAAGCGTGATGATAGTGCTAAGATCTCATCTTTGGTCTTAGATATTAGGACAAATGGCGATAAATATGATATTTTAATCTCAAGCTCTTTGAGTATAGAAGAGATGAGTGCTATTAAGATTTTGGCTAGTAAATTTAATATGGGTTTATATGGATTTAGCGATTTTAGGGACAAGAGCTTTAAAGATGAGATTGGATTAAAGCTTAGAGTGCCTAATAAAACTGCTAATCGAGTTGGATTAAATAGGCTTGGACTAGATAAAAATTTAGATAAAAAATCTAAGAATTTAATAGTCTTCCACCTTGGCAAGGATTTTGAATTTCTTAATAAATTTGAGTTTGAAAGCTTAATCAAAATCGGCTCAAACAGTGATGCGGATATAGTTTGTGCTAGTAGCTATCACAGAGATGGACATACCTTAAATATAGATGGCAAATTGCGATTTAGCAAGGGTGCGTTTGAGCCACTTAGCCCTAGAATTTGCGATATTGTAAGTGAGCTTATGGGAGATAGGGTGGAGTTTGATATGAGTATATTAAAGGCGTTTGCATGA
- the kcuS gene encoding KCU-star family selenoprotein has translation MQILSKIAAFYKKIDRFSHLLVGMPSYDKYVEYMHKFHPNQTPKSQREFFKEALEKKYGAGSSRCC, from the coding sequence ATGCAAATTTTAAGCAAAATCGCAGCATTTTACAAAAAAATAGATAGGTTTTCCCACTTGCTAGTGGGAATGCCTAGCTATGATAAATATGTGGAGTATATGCATAAATTTCATCCAAATCAAACTCCAAAAAGCCAAAGGGAGTTTTTCAAAGAGGCTTTAGAGAAAAAGTATGGAGCAGGTAGCTCAAGGTGCTGCTAA
- a CDS encoding complex I subunit 1/NuoH family protein: MSEIWLIIFRIAFILIFILALIPVLVLLERKISAFIQDRPGPNRANIAGIRLGGLVQALADALKLAIKEDFTPAAIRSKALFTIAPMVLFLMSTLTIAVIPFSEYFTIDGVKHLMQAIPFDGGMLWYLGFASLSIYGIMLAGWSSNNKYSLLGSLRAASGAISYEIPLGLAVVSMIITYNSISLNDFVIAQQGSFLGLPSWGIFIQPLAAIIFIICAFAETNRAPFDLAEGESEIVAGYHLEYSAMSFAMFFMAEYIAMTAMSALIVTIFFGGYSLPYLSQASLAANYEIVLLSIAGVATIFGLLFIWWVSKNNVTRYKINKDHRKKENIIYYALTIVIVAIIDIISLYFYGNLGEFGAEIVATAVNLIVFALKTFIVLLVFIWVRWTLPRFRYDQIQRLGWEKLMPLAILNIIITALVVVYGN, translated from the coding sequence ATGAGTGAGATTTGGCTAATTATATTTAGAATTGCGTTTATTCTTATATTTATTTTGGCTTTGATACCTGTTTTGGTGCTTTTAGAGCGTAAAATTTCAGCCTTTATCCAAGACCGCCCAGGCCCAAATAGAGCAAATATCGCTGGGATAAGGCTTGGTGGGTTAGTTCAAGCCTTGGCTGATGCTTTGAAACTAGCTATAAAAGAGGATTTTACCCCAGCAGCCATTAGATCTAAAGCACTATTTACCATCGCTCCTATGGTGCTATTTTTGATGAGCACACTTACTATAGCTGTAATTCCTTTTAGTGAGTATTTTACCATTGATGGAGTAAAGCACCTTATGCAAGCAATCCCATTTGATGGTGGTATGCTATGGTATTTGGGGTTTGCTAGTCTTAGCATTTATGGTATTATGCTAGCTGGTTGGAGCTCAAATAATAAATACTCTCTTTTAGGCTCTTTGCGTGCTGCTAGTGGAGCTATAAGCTATGAAATTCCGCTAGGACTTGCTGTTGTTAGTATGATAATTACATATAATTCAATTAGTTTAAATGATTTTGTGATAGCACAGCAAGGCTCATTTTTAGGGCTTCCTTCGTGGGGGATATTTATTCAGCCATTAGCGGCGATAATATTTATCATCTGTGCTTTTGCTGAGACTAATAGGGCTCCATTTGACCTAGCTGAAGGGGAGAGTGAGATAGTAGCTGGGTATCATCTAGAGTATAGTGCGATGAGCTTTGCTATGTTTTTTATGGCTGAATATATCGCTATGACAGCTATGAGTGCGCTTATAGTTACGATATTTTTTGGTGGATACTCCTTGCCATATCTCTCACAAGCTAGTTTGGCTGCTAATTATGAGATTGTGTTACTTAGCATAGCTGGAGTGGCGACTATTTTTGGTCTATTATTTATCTGGTGGGTTAGTAAAAATAATGTTACAAGATATAAAATAAATAAAGATCATAGAAAAAAAGAGAATATCATATACTACGCTTTGACTATTGTGATAGTGGCGATTATAGATATTATAAGCTTATATTTTTATGGAAATTTGGGTGAATTTGGTGCTGAGATTGTGGCTACTGCGGTGAATTTAATAGTATTTGCCTTAAAAACTTTTATTGTGCTACTTGTATTTATATGGGTAAGATGGACTTTGCCTAGATTTAGATATGACCAAATTCAACGCTTAGGCTGGGAAAAGCTCATGCCATTGGCAATTTTAAATATTATTATTACAGCATTGGTGGTGGTTTATGGCAATTAA
- a CDS encoding complex I 24 kDa subunit family protein, with protein sequence MSFEFTKDELEGLNNLRTKVDDDRALVLPALWILQRRQGFISSEDILYLEKTLGIKAIFFAEVMGFYSMFNESKKGKYELKFCKTITCKLRGGDEVIKAASDLLGIKMGETTKDGLFSLGESECLGYCEKAPCMLSNLDQIGDLTKESIIELIERLRRENEGR encoded by the coding sequence ATGAGTTTTGAATTCACAAAAGATGAGCTAGAAGGCTTAAATAATCTTCGCACCAAAGTAGATGATGATAGGGCGTTAGTATTACCAGCTCTTTGGATTTTACAAAGAAGACAAGGATTTATCAGCTCTGAAGATATATTGTATTTAGAAAAAACTCTTGGGATTAAGGCTATATTTTTTGCTGAAGTTATGGGCTTTTACTCTATGTTTAATGAGAGCAAAAAGGGTAAATATGAGCTTAAATTTTGTAAGACCATCACTTGTAAATTAAGAGGTGGCGATGAAGTGATAAAAGCCGCTAGCGATCTTCTTGGGATTAAGATGGGCGAAACTACTAAAGATGGGCTTTTTAGCCTTGGGGAGAGCGAGTGCTTGGGGTATTGTGAGAAGGCGCCTTGTATGCTATCAAATTTAGATCAAATCGGCGATCTAACCAAGGAGAGTATCATAGAGTTAATAGAAAGGCTAAGGAGAGAAAATGAAGGTCGTTAG
- the nuoF gene encoding NADH-quinone oxidoreductase subunit NuoF: MKVVSARFDIPNANKIEVAKAHGAYANLDEILKMPRMDIVDAIDKSGLRGKGGGGGHCGTKWKNMVAWPSDKRYLVVNGDESEPGTCKDKYIFNLDPHLLIEGIIISAYALSACRAYIYIRGEYEREFQSIKRAIDESKDERRGLDIIVCKGAGAYICGEKSALLESIEGKRGHPRLKPHNRAEPDFLFGSACVVNNVETIASVPFIVKNGWEKYRSVGTQKSPGTLLFAVTGCVNTPCVKEMPFGTKMIDFINEFGGGVWKNRELKAVIPGGSSAAVLTKDEVMKATLDYENLWEYKSALGTGGMMVFDDTVSMPKVLLNLLEFYTEESCGQCTPCREGCGWGMRVVERICKGEGSKKDLATLKDICFMLDGKTICVFAPAVKDVIMGFITKFEDEFLALCKD; this comes from the coding sequence ATGAAGGTCGTTAGTGCTAGATTTGATATACCTAATGCCAATAAAATAGAGGTTGCTAAAGCCCATGGGGCATATGCGAATTTAGATGAAATTCTAAAAATGCCAAGAATGGATATAGTAGATGCCATTGATAAAAGCGGATTAAGGGGCAAGGGCGGTGGTGGCGGTCACTGCGGAACTAAGTGGAAGAATATGGTAGCTTGGCCTAGCGATAAACGCTATTTGGTGGTAAATGGCGATGAGAGTGAGCCTGGAACTTGTAAGGATAAGTATATTTTCAATCTTGATCCACATCTGCTTATTGAAGGGATCATAATCTCAGCTTACGCTCTTAGTGCGTGTAGAGCATATATCTATATTAGGGGTGAGTATGAGAGAGAATTTCAAAGCATTAAAAGAGCAATTGATGAATCCAAAGATGAGAGGCGTGGCTTGGATATTATCGTTTGTAAGGGTGCTGGAGCTTATATTTGTGGGGAGAAAAGCGCACTTTTAGAAAGCATTGAAGGAAAAAGAGGCCACCCAAGATTAAAGCCACATAATAGAGCTGAGCCGGATTTTTTATTTGGTAGTGCGTGTGTGGTAAATAATGTAGAAACCATCGCTAGCGTGCCTTTTATAGTTAAAAATGGTTGGGAAAAATATAGAAGTGTAGGAACGCAAAAATCCCCTGGAACTCTGCTTTTTGCCGTTACTGGGTGCGTAAATACTCCGTGTGTTAAAGAGATGCCATTTGGGACTAAAATGATTGATTTTATCAATGAATTTGGCGGTGGAGTATGGAAAAATAGAGAGCTAAAGGCTGTTATCCCTGGTGGGTCATCTGCTGCGGTGCTTACCAAAGATGAGGTTATGAAAGCTACCTTAGATTATGAGAATTTATGGGAGTATAAAAGCGCTCTTGGAACTGGCGGTATGATGGTTTTTGACGATACGGTTAGTATGCCTAAGGTGCTTTTGAATTTGCTTGAGTTTTATACCGAAGAGAGCTGTGGACAATGCACTCCATGCCGTGAGGGCTGTGGCTGGGGAATGCGAGTGGTAGAGAGAATTTGTAAAGGCGAAGGGAGTAAAAAAGATCTAGCTACTTTAAAAGATATTTGCTTTATGCTTGATGGTAAGACAATTTGCGTATTTGCTCCAGCGGTCAAAGATGTGATTATGGGATTTATAACTAAATTTGAAGATGAGTTTTTAGCGCTTTGTAAGGATTAA
- a CDS encoding NADH-quinone oxidoreductase subunit B yields the protein MGIENLVKNDLILTRLDALFNWGRSNSLWPMIFGTACCAIEFMSAVSSKHDLSRFGAEVMRFSPRQADLMIVAGTISFKQAPILKEIYDQMCEPKWVVSMGACASSGGFYDNYTTLQGIDQIIPVDAYISGCPPRPEAIIDAILAIQQKIKAGSIKDRHRDFKGLLDA from the coding sequence ATGGGAATAGAAAATTTAGTCAAAAATGATCTAATTTTAACTAGATTAGACGCACTTTTTAACTGGGGGAGGTCAAATTCGCTTTGGCCTATGATTTTTGGGACGGCGTGCTGTGCGATTGAGTTTATGAGTGCTGTATCATCTAAGCATGATTTGAGCCGTTTTGGTGCTGAGGTTATGCGGTTTTCGCCGCGTCAAGCTGATTTAATGATAGTAGCTGGGACAATATCGTTTAAACAAGCTCCAATTTTAAAAGAGATATATGATCAAATGTGTGAGCCAAAGTGGGTTGTGAGTATGGGGGCGTGTGCTAGTAGTGGTGGATTTTATGATAATTATACAACCCTTCAAGGAATAGATCAGATAATACCAGTAGACGCCTATATCAGCGGTTGTCCGCCAAGACCAGAGGCGATAATTGATGCGATTTTAGCCATTCAGCAAAAGATAAAAGCTGGTAGTATAAAAGATCGCCATAGAGATTTTAAGGGGCTTTTAGATGCTTAG
- a CDS encoding glycosyltransferase family 4 protein — translation MKVLLTIGDITIKGGAERVVTNLANAYATSGLDVEILSFYKGGINEAFELDSRVKLKYLHNKSFDTKRKNLLYKLFYKFIESYILKRDFKDRDFIIFNNSPHFPLFKNKNTKYLKIIHTASKGRYLARYNYFDSIVLIASKEIDFWQSHHKNIYIIPNFIPNISNLNTDYSQKVVLSMGRMTNIDEKGFLRLIDIWKLIQDGKEFSDWKLHIVGDGELKEQIKTKIDNLNLTNSIVLKPFTKDVESEYLSSSIYAMTSHFEGFGMVLIEAQSYALPTISFDIATGPRDIIEDGKSGYLIEDNNLNEYANKLKALMKDESLRAKMGAKSKEIVKSKFSKEVVMKQWMELFGNIKK, via the coding sequence ATAAAAGTATTGCTAACAATAGGCGATATCACTATAAAAGGCGGCGCTGAAAGAGTTGTAACTAATCTAGCAAACGCTTACGCGACCTCTGGGCTAGATGTGGAGATTTTAAGCTTTTATAAAGGAGGGATAAATGAAGCTTTTGAGCTTGATAGTAGAGTGAAATTAAAATATCTACACAATAAATCATTTGATACAAAGCGTAAAAATTTGCTTTATAAGCTCTTTTATAAATTTATTGAAAGCTATATTTTAAAGCGGGATTTTAAGGATAGGGATTTTATTATATTTAATAACTCTCCGCATTTTCCGCTATTTAAAAATAAAAATACAAAATATCTAAAAATCATCCACACAGCTTCAAAAGGACGCTACCTGGCTAGATATAACTATTTTGATTCTATAGTACTTATAGCCTCTAAAGAGATTGACTTTTGGCAAAGCCATCATAAAAATATCTATATTATCCCAAATTTTATCCCAAATATCTCAAATTTAAACACAGATTACTCTCAAAAAGTCGTGCTTTCAATGGGTCGTATGACAAATATAGATGAAAAAGGCTTTTTACGCCTAATTGATATTTGGAAATTAATCCAAGATGGCAAGGAATTTAGCGATTGGAAGCTCCACATTGTAGGAGATGGAGAGTTAAAAGAGCAGATAAAAACTAAGATAGATAATCTAAATTTAACTAACTCTATAGTGTTAAAACCATTTACTAAAGATGTAGAAAGTGAGTATCTAAGCTCTAGCATATATGCTATGACAAGCCATTTTGAAGGATTTGGAATGGTATTAATAGAAGCGCAGTCTTACGCCTTGCCAACCATATCATTTGATATTGCCACAGGCCCAAGAGATATAATAGAAGATGGCAAGAGTGGATATTTAATAGAAGATAATAATCTAAATGAGTATGCTAATAAGCTAAAAGCATTAATGAAAGATGAGAGTTTAAGGGCTAAAATGGGAGCAAAAAGCAAAGAGATAGTTAAAAGTAAATTTAGCAAAGAAGTTGTGATGAAGCAGTGGATGGAGCTATTTGGGAATATTAAAAAATAA